Proteins encoded within one genomic window of Actinoplanes octamycinicus:
- a CDS encoding NAD(P)H-dependent flavin oxidoreductase, with protein sequence MRTELCERLGIEHPVVGFSPSEQVVAAISRAGGLGVLGCVRFNDADELDAVLSWLDEQTRGFRYGVDVVMPSREPAEGAAADLDRLIPQGHRDFVERTLLRLGVPPLGVDPERRAGVLGWLHSVARSHVEVALNHPVRLIANALGPPPPDVIAQAHRHGLQVAALAGRADHARSHVASGVDIVVAQGYEAGGHTGEIASMVLVPEVVDAVGEGVPVLAAGGIGSGRQIAAALALGARGVWMGSVWLGTAEYRSTAALREALLKARSSDTVRSRIYSGKPARLLRNRWTDAWNEEQAPSPLPMPLQNLLVAEAHTRLMESGDPTVVPMPVGQIVGRMNEVRPVAAVVADLVAEADETLARLGKLAG encoded by the coding sequence ATGCGGACTGAGCTGTGTGAACGCCTCGGCATCGAGCACCCGGTGGTCGGCTTCAGCCCGTCCGAGCAGGTGGTCGCGGCGATCAGCCGGGCCGGCGGGCTGGGCGTGCTCGGCTGCGTGCGGTTCAACGACGCGGACGAGCTCGACGCGGTCCTGTCCTGGCTCGACGAGCAGACCCGGGGTTTCCGGTACGGCGTCGACGTGGTGATGCCCAGCCGCGAGCCGGCCGAGGGCGCCGCCGCCGACCTGGACCGGCTCATCCCGCAGGGTCATCGCGACTTCGTCGAGCGGACCCTGCTGCGTCTCGGCGTGCCGCCGCTGGGCGTCGACCCGGAGCGGCGGGCCGGCGTGCTCGGCTGGCTGCACTCGGTGGCCCGCTCGCACGTCGAGGTGGCGCTGAACCACCCGGTCCGGCTGATCGCCAACGCGCTCGGCCCGCCGCCGCCGGATGTGATCGCCCAGGCCCACCGGCACGGCCTGCAGGTCGCCGCGCTGGCCGGCCGGGCCGACCACGCCCGCAGCCACGTGGCGAGCGGCGTCGACATCGTGGTGGCCCAGGGCTACGAGGCGGGCGGCCACACCGGTGAGATCGCCAGCATGGTGCTGGTGCCGGAGGTGGTCGACGCGGTCGGGGAGGGCGTGCCGGTGCTCGCCGCCGGCGGGATCGGCAGCGGCCGGCAGATCGCGGCGGCGCTGGCGCTCGGCGCGCGCGGCGTCTGGATGGGCTCGGTCTGGCTCGGCACCGCGGAGTACCGCAGCACCGCGGCGCTGCGTGAGGCGCTGCTCAAGGCCCGCTCGTCGGACACCGTCCGCAGCCGGATCTACTCCGGCAAACCGGCCCGGCTGCTGCGCAACCGCTGGACCGACGCCTGGAACGAGGAGCAGGCGCCGAGCCCGCTGCCGATGCCGCTGCAGAACCTGCTGGTCGCCGAGGCGCACACCCGGCTGATGGAGTCCGGCGACCCGACCGTGGTGCCGATGCCGGTCGGCCAGATCGTCGGCCGGATGAACGAGGTCCGCCCGGTCGCCGCGGTCGTCGCCGACCTGGTCGCCGAGGCCGACGAGACCCTGGCCCGCCTCGGCAAGCTGGCCGGCTAG
- a CDS encoding acyl-CoA synthetase, translated as MAANIADLFEHAVDAFGDRIAVCFGEQEVSYAELEERANRLAHFLHDRGVAAGDHVGLYAGNSVEAVVAMLAVYKLRAAVVNVNYRYVENELQFLFADAGLSALVHDRRFAPRVAAVLPRISGLHTVVVLPDGTDGAADGTPYREALAAGRAERDFGERSADDIYLLYTGGTTGYPKGVLWRHEDVWRTLGGGVDFMTGIPLDDEWQQSQRGAAGDGMVRLCLAPLIHGNAQWAALMALFAGDTVVMLPHFDPDEVWRVIDRRRVTVVVLIGDAMARPIIEAYASGGYDGSSVVAVSSSGALFSPVVKRQYLDLLPNVLVTDAIGASETGFTGLGVVADVPGGAVQDPRVMPGPHTVVLDADNRPVPPGGVGRLAKSGYLPLGYYNDPEKTAALLTEVDGVRYAFPGDLARLEEDGTITLLGRGSTCVNTGGEKVFPEEVEGALKTCPDVFDALVIGIPDDRLGQRVAALVQTRPGAELDLAGVEEHLRERIAGYKVPRAVWVVDEIHRTISGKADYRWAHRHAAEHPAEEISHAD; from the coding sequence ATGGCGGCAAATATTGCGGACCTGTTCGAGCACGCGGTCGACGCCTTCGGCGACCGGATCGCGGTGTGCTTCGGCGAGCAGGAGGTCAGCTACGCCGAGCTGGAGGAGCGCGCCAACCGTCTGGCGCACTTCCTGCATGATCGCGGGGTGGCCGCGGGTGACCACGTCGGGCTGTACGCGGGCAACTCGGTCGAGGCCGTGGTGGCCATGCTCGCCGTCTACAAGCTGCGCGCCGCGGTCGTCAACGTCAACTACCGGTACGTCGAGAACGAGTTGCAGTTTCTCTTCGCGGACGCGGGGCTGTCGGCGCTGGTCCACGACCGCCGCTTCGCGCCCCGGGTCGCCGCCGTCCTGCCCCGGATCTCCGGCCTGCACACCGTGGTGGTGCTGCCCGACGGCACGGACGGCGCGGCGGACGGGACGCCGTACCGGGAAGCCCTGGCCGCAGGCCGCGCGGAACGGGACTTCGGCGAGCGATCCGCCGACGACATCTACCTGCTCTACACCGGCGGCACCACCGGTTACCCGAAGGGCGTGCTGTGGCGGCACGAGGACGTCTGGCGCACCCTCGGCGGCGGCGTCGACTTCATGACCGGCATCCCGCTGGACGACGAGTGGCAGCAGTCCCAGCGCGGCGCCGCCGGGGACGGCATGGTCCGGCTCTGCCTGGCCCCGCTGATCCACGGCAACGCGCAGTGGGCCGCGCTGATGGCGCTGTTCGCCGGCGACACCGTGGTGATGCTGCCGCACTTCGACCCGGACGAGGTCTGGCGCGTCATCGACCGGCGCCGGGTCACCGTGGTGGTGCTGATCGGCGACGCGATGGCCCGCCCGATCATCGAGGCGTACGCGTCCGGCGGCTACGACGGCTCGTCGGTGGTCGCGGTCTCCTCCAGCGGCGCGCTGTTCTCCCCGGTGGTCAAGCGGCAGTATCTGGACCTGCTGCCGAACGTGCTGGTCACCGACGCGATCGGCGCCTCGGAGACCGGCTTCACCGGGCTCGGCGTGGTCGCCGACGTGCCCGGCGGCGCGGTCCAGGACCCGCGCGTCATGCCCGGCCCGCACACCGTCGTGCTGGACGCCGACAACCGGCCGGTGCCACCCGGCGGGGTCGGCCGGCTCGCCAAGAGCGGCTATCTCCCGCTCGGCTACTACAACGACCCGGAGAAGACCGCCGCCCTGCTCACCGAGGTCGACGGGGTGCGCTACGCGTTCCCCGGCGACCTGGCCCGGCTGGAGGAGGACGGCACCATCACGCTGCTCGGCCGGGGCAGCACCTGCGTGAACACCGGCGGCGAGAAGGTCTTCCCGGAGGAGGTCGAGGGCGCCCTGAAGACCTGCCCGGACGTCTTCGACGCGCTGGTCATCGGCATCCCGGACGACCGGCTCGGGCAGCGGGTGGCGGCGCTCGTGCAGACCCGGCCCGGCGCGGAACTGGACCTGGCCGGCGTCGAGGAGCACCTGCGCGAGCGGATCGCCGGCTACAAGGTGCCCCGCGCGGTCTGGGTGGTCGACGAGATCCACCGCACGATCAGCGGCAAGGCGGACTACCGCTGGGCGCACCGGCACGCCGCCGAGCACCCGGCCGAGGAGATCAGCCATGCGGACTGA
- a CDS encoding crotonase/enoyl-CoA hydratase family protein — protein sequence MEPHAVVEQRGPILIVTMNRPRVRNALSAEMMAIMREAWDRVDADPAIRVAVLTGAGGAFCAGADLRAMTESHPGDTFDGADLSRIDALLKGRRLSKPLVAAVEGPAVAGGTEILQATDVRVAGESARFAVSEARWGLFPLGGSAVRLVRQLPYTVAAEMLLTGRQLSAAEARDAGLIGHVVPDGQALGKALELAGAIAANGPLAVQAILRTIRETEGLAENDAFAVESKIGTAVFRSEDAKEGPRAFIEKRTPDFRGR from the coding sequence GTGGAACCGCACGCCGTCGTCGAGCAGCGTGGACCGATCCTGATCGTGACGATGAACCGGCCCCGGGTCCGCAACGCGCTCTCCGCCGAGATGATGGCGATCATGCGCGAGGCCTGGGACCGGGTGGACGCCGACCCGGCGATCCGGGTGGCCGTGCTGACCGGGGCTGGCGGCGCGTTCTGCGCCGGCGCCGACCTGCGGGCGATGACCGAGTCCCATCCCGGCGACACCTTCGACGGCGCCGACCTGTCCCGGATCGACGCGCTGCTCAAGGGCCGGCGGCTGAGCAAGCCGCTGGTCGCCGCGGTGGAAGGTCCGGCGGTCGCCGGCGGCACCGAGATCCTGCAGGCCACCGACGTGCGGGTGGCCGGGGAGAGCGCGCGGTTCGCGGTCTCCGAGGCCCGCTGGGGACTCTTCCCGCTCGGCGGCTCGGCCGTCCGGCTGGTGCGCCAGCTGCCCTACACGGTGGCGGCCGAGATGCTGCTCACCGGCCGCCAGCTGAGCGCCGCCGAGGCCCGCGACGCCGGCCTGATCGGCCACGTGGTCCCGGACGGCCAGGCCCTCGGCAAGGCCCTCGAGCTGGCCGGCGCGATCGCCGCGAACGGCCCGCTCGCCGTCCAGGCCATCCTGCGCACGATCCGGGAGACCGAGGGCCTGGCCGAGAACGACGCCTTCGCCGTCGAGTCGAAGATCGGCACGGCGGTCTTCCGCAGCGAGGACGCCAAGGAGGGGCCGCGCGCCTTCATCGAGAAGCGGACGCCGGACTTCCGGGGTCGCTGA
- a CDS encoding maleylpyruvate isomerase N-terminal domain-containing protein yields MKVGHEEARAAFLAGLDAFVAVAEELSDADLMAASRCAGWTTGDVVVHVHLGLQEMLLGLVSATAEGAGGSAVVADADAAGYWRSSPPAADDADDQLAGMRFVRLLGAAYRRPSGAVRHLLPTVAGIRTAATRLPPGAVPFQGHVLTTGDFLATWAVELAVHHLDLGRELRLPPPAPAALRLARSTVEALAGEAAPSSWTGETVVLLGTGRLRPDAGQRAEAPALTGKLPVLG; encoded by the coding sequence ATGAAGGTCGGACATGAGGAGGCGCGAGCGGCGTTCCTCGCCGGGCTCGACGCGTTCGTGGCCGTGGCCGAGGAGCTGAGCGACGCCGATCTGATGGCGGCCAGCCGGTGCGCCGGCTGGACCACCGGCGACGTGGTCGTGCACGTCCATCTCGGACTGCAGGAGATGCTCCTCGGTCTGGTCAGCGCCACGGCGGAGGGCGCGGGCGGCAGCGCCGTGGTTGCGGACGCCGATGCTGCCGGCTACTGGCGGTCGAGCCCGCCGGCCGCTGACGACGCCGACGACCAGCTGGCCGGCATGCGGTTCGTCCGGCTGCTCGGCGCGGCCTACCGGCGACCGTCCGGCGCGGTCCGGCATCTGCTGCCGACCGTGGCCGGCATCCGCACCGCGGCGACCCGGCTGCCGCCCGGCGCCGTGCCGTTCCAGGGGCACGTGCTGACCACCGGCGATTTCCTCGCCACCTGGGCGGTCGAGCTGGCCGTCCACCACCTGGACCTGGGCCGGGAGCTGAGGCTGCCGCCACCGGCGCCGGCCGCGCTGCGCCTGGCCCGCTCGACGGTGGAGGCGCTGGCCGGTGAGGCGGCACCCTCCTCCTGGACCGGCGAGACGGTCGTCCTGCTCGGCACCGGCCGCCTGCGACCCGACGCGGGCCAGCGGGCCGAGGCCCCGGCGCTGACCGGCAAGCTCCCCGTGCTCGGCTGA
- a CDS encoding SecDF P1 head subdomain-containing protein, protein MGTAAGLIGKIPWLGLVAGPLAVIGVIGLLIAQRAAPRPGNGTAGDRPPATTAPARRWLWGGAAVLVVAAVVVWLLVDPGPDDRPVKPGAARAPLGLYMVQAVAPGACAPTAADREYTDGGECLTVSADGGFTVQQLDRVQVRDESDQGNGWVVAVTFADPDAARFTELTGQVSARPEPGNQLAIVLDKRLLSHPVVLEKLTGGTAVVATRLTEADARALAGELGVG, encoded by the coding sequence GTGGGGACCGCGGCGGGTCTGATCGGCAAGATCCCGTGGCTCGGACTGGTGGCCGGTCCGCTGGCCGTCATCGGCGTGATCGGACTGCTGATCGCCCAGCGGGCCGCGCCCCGGCCCGGGAACGGGACCGCCGGCGACCGACCGCCCGCCACGACGGCGCCGGCCCGGCGGTGGCTGTGGGGCGGCGCCGCTGTCTTGGTGGTGGCCGCCGTGGTGGTCTGGCTGCTGGTCGACCCCGGGCCGGATGACCGGCCGGTCAAGCCGGGGGCGGCACGGGCGCCGCTGGGCTTGTACATGGTGCAGGCCGTCGCGCCGGGCGCCTGCGCGCCGACCGCCGCCGACCGGGAGTACACCGACGGCGGCGAATGCCTGACGGTGTCCGCCGACGGCGGGTTCACCGTGCAGCAGCTGGACCGGGTGCAGGTGCGCGACGAGTCGGATCAGGGGAACGGCTGGGTGGTGGCGGTGACCTTCGCCGACCCGGACGCCGCCCGGTTCACCGAGCTGACCGGGCAGGTGAGCGCCCGGCCGGAGCCGGGCAACCAGCTCGCCATCGTCTTGGACAAGCGGTTGCTGAGCCACCCGGTCGTGCTGGAGAAGCTGACCGGCGGCACGGCGGTGGTGGCGACCCGGCTGACCGAGGCCGACGCTCGCGCCTTGGCCGGCGAGCTGGGCGTGGGCTGA
- a CDS encoding FKBP-type peptidyl-prolyl cis-trans isomerase, translating into MPDSVVSRKRAAAGPPLKTKAEKRAEAKAAKARARARQKRRETLTVAGAAVVVLALVVGLVVWIGTSSSPSSSTASSPSSAPSASTPEPAAATAAPAPSVPAALSKKPVTTAGKGAVTKLRTTTLIKGTGPAVRSGQTLAVNYVGVTYADGKEFDSSWKRSEPFSFPIGAGRVIPGWDQGLIGVPVGSRVQLDIPAEMAYGDNPGTGQPAGALRFVVDVLSAS; encoded by the coding sequence GTGCCCGATTCCGTAGTGAGCCGCAAACGTGCCGCCGCCGGCCCGCCCCTGAAGACCAAGGCCGAGAAACGGGCCGAGGCCAAGGCCGCCAAGGCGCGGGCCCGGGCGCGGCAGAAGCGCCGCGAGACGCTGACCGTGGCCGGCGCCGCGGTGGTCGTGCTGGCCCTGGTCGTCGGGCTGGTCGTCTGGATCGGCACCTCCTCGTCGCCGTCCTCCTCGACTGCCTCGTCGCCGTCCTCGGCTCCGTCGGCGTCCACCCCGGAGCCGGCCGCCGCCACCGCTGCCCCGGCTCCCTCGGTCCCGGCGGCGCTGAGCAAGAAGCCGGTCACCACCGCGGGCAAGGGCGCGGTCACCAAGCTCAGGACGACGACCCTGATCAAGGGGACCGGGCCGGCGGTGCGGTCCGGTCAGACGCTCGCCGTGAACTACGTCGGCGTGACCTACGCCGACGGCAAGGAGTTCGACTCGTCCTGGAAGCGGTCCGAGCCGTTCAGCTTCCCGATCGGGGCCGGGCGGGTCATTCCGGGCTGGGACCAGGGGCTGATCGGGGTGCCGGTGGGCAGCCGGGTGCAGCTCGACATCCCGGCCGAGATGGCCTACGGCGACAATCCGGGCACCGGGCAGCCGGCCGGCGCGCTCCGCTTCGTCGTCGACGTCCTGTCCGCCTCCTGA
- a CDS encoding acyl-CoA synthetase: MDDIGLWTIAGRDPDRVAVVDPDGRTVTYGELAARADRIGRGLQQRGLVPGDTVAMLLPNGADLLAVEFATLQTGLYSVPLNWHLTAAEIGYIVRDSGAKVFVADERFAATAAAAGALSPVSVAELDGGPGRPEPRTTGALMVYTSGTSGRPKGVRRPLTGADPDVVPQVSLWFFGLFGLAPFDGHVHLCCSPLYHTAVMNFATISLQVGHPVVVMDRWDPEEMLRLVERHRVTHSHMVPTQFRRLLALPEKTRLRYDLSSMRVMIHGAAPCPHEVKRRMLDWWGPVVVEYYAASEGGGTLITAADWRKRPGSVGQAWPGSRVRVLDEDGADAPAGRPGTVYLQMGDATFEYLGDAEKTRRSRNGKMFTVGDIGYLDDDGYLYLCDRKSDVIITGGVNVYPAEIENELATHPAVADVAVFGVPHDEWGEEIKAVVQPVPEVTAGPELTGDLLAFLADRLARFKLPRTVDYVDELPRDPNGKLYKRLLRDPYWAGRERAI; the protein is encoded by the coding sequence GTGGACGACATCGGGCTGTGGACCATCGCGGGCCGGGACCCGGACCGGGTCGCGGTCGTCGACCCGGACGGGCGCACCGTCACCTACGGCGAGCTGGCCGCCCGGGCCGACCGGATCGGGCGCGGCCTCCAGCAGCGCGGCCTGGTCCCCGGTGACACCGTCGCGATGCTGCTGCCCAACGGCGCCGACCTGCTCGCCGTCGAGTTCGCGACGCTGCAGACCGGGCTCTACTCGGTGCCGCTGAACTGGCACCTGACCGCCGCCGAGATCGGCTACATCGTGCGCGACAGCGGGGCGAAGGTGTTCGTCGCCGACGAGCGGTTCGCGGCGACCGCGGCCGCCGCGGGGGCGCTGTCCCCGGTGAGCGTGGCGGAGCTGGACGGTGGGCCGGGGCGGCCGGAGCCGCGGACGACCGGGGCGCTGATGGTCTACACGTCCGGCACCTCCGGGCGGCCCAAGGGGGTGCGCCGGCCGTTGACCGGGGCGGACCCTGACGTCGTACCCCAGGTGTCCCTGTGGTTCTTCGGTCTTTTCGGTCTCGCGCCCTTCGACGGGCACGTGCATCTGTGCTGCTCACCGCTCTACCACACGGCGGTGATGAACTTCGCGACGATCTCGCTGCAGGTCGGGCACCCGGTCGTGGTGATGGACCGGTGGGACCCGGAGGAGATGCTCCGGCTCGTCGAGCGGCACCGGGTCACGCACAGCCACATGGTCCCCACCCAGTTCCGCCGCCTGCTCGCCCTGCCCGAGAAGACCCGGCTACGGTACGACCTCAGCTCGATGCGCGTGATGATCCACGGTGCCGCGCCCTGCCCGCACGAGGTGAAACGCCGGATGCTGGACTGGTGGGGTCCGGTGGTGGTCGAGTACTACGCGGCCAGCGAGGGCGGCGGCACCCTGATCACCGCGGCCGACTGGCGGAAACGGCCCGGCTCGGTCGGGCAGGCGTGGCCCGGCTCGCGGGTGCGGGTGCTCGACGAGGACGGCGCGGACGCGCCGGCCGGCCGGCCCGGCACGGTCTACCTGCAGATGGGCGACGCCACCTTCGAATACCTCGGCGACGCGGAGAAGACCCGGCGGTCCCGGAACGGGAAGATGTTCACCGTCGGGGACATCGGTTACCTCGACGACGACGGCTACCTCTACCTGTGCGACCGCAAGAGCGACGTGATCATCACCGGCGGGGTGAACGTCTACCCGGCCGAGATCGAGAACGAGCTGGCCACCCATCCTGCGGTCGCCGACGTCGCGGTCTTCGGGGTGCCGCACGACGAGTGGGGCGAGGAGATCAAGGCGGTGGTGCAGCCGGTGCCCGAGGTGACCGCCGGCCCGGAGCTGACCGGCGACCTGCTGGCCTTCCTCGCCGACCGGCTGGCCCGGTTCAAGCTGCCGCGCACCGTGGACTACGTCGACGAGCTGCCCCGCGACCCGAACGGCAAGCTCTACAAGCGGCTGCTGCGCGATCCCTACTGGGCCGGACGTGAGCGCGCCATCTGA
- a CDS encoding OB-fold nucleic acid binding domain-containing protein, translated as MNGVDAPPLSAPLTISFDYTRSLGPVLSRFMTGLRERRVLGSRTADGRVHVPPLEYDPATHAPLTDLVEVAATGTVTGWTWTDRPLDGQPLDRPFGWALIRLDGADTALLHAVDAGRPERMRTGMRVRIRWAAERTGHIRDIACFEPGEGSADPLRLADEPVTVMTTPIRLSYTHTTSADESRYLRALAEGRLLGQRCPVCRKVYVPPRVCPADGVPTETEVAVRDRGTVTTFCVVNVPFAGQRLEPPYVVAQILLDGADIPVPHLILGLPADQVRMGMRVAAVWRDRASWTTTPENIAHFRPTGEPDAPYESFQDHL; from the coding sequence CTGAATGGCGTGGATGCGCCACCGCTCTCCGCCCCGCTGACCATCAGCTTCGACTACACGCGCTCGCTCGGCCCGGTGCTGAGCCGGTTCATGACCGGCCTGCGCGAGCGGCGGGTGCTCGGCAGCCGCACCGCGGACGGCCGGGTGCACGTGCCGCCGCTGGAATACGACCCGGCCACCCACGCCCCGCTGACCGACCTGGTCGAGGTGGCCGCCACCGGCACCGTGACCGGCTGGACCTGGACCGACCGGCCGCTCGACGGGCAGCCGCTGGACCGCCCGTTCGGCTGGGCGCTGATCCGGCTCGACGGGGCGGACACCGCCCTGCTGCACGCGGTGGACGCGGGCCGGCCGGAGCGGATGCGTACCGGGATGCGGGTCCGGATCCGCTGGGCCGCCGAGCGGACCGGGCACATCCGCGACATCGCGTGCTTCGAGCCCGGCGAGGGCTCCGCCGATCCGCTCCGGCTCGCCGACGAGCCGGTCACCGTCATGACCACGCCGATCCGGCTGTCGTACACCCACACCACCTCCGCCGACGAGAGCCGCTACCTGCGCGCCCTCGCCGAGGGCCGGCTGCTCGGGCAGCGCTGCCCGGTCTGCCGCAAGGTCTACGTGCCGCCCCGGGTCTGCCCCGCGGACGGCGTGCCGACCGAGACCGAGGTGGCCGTCCGCGACCGGGGAACGGTCACCACGTTCTGCGTGGTCAACGTGCCGTTCGCCGGGCAACGCCTGGAGCCGCCCTACGTGGTCGCGCAGATCCTGCTGGACGGCGCCGACATCCCGGTCCCGCACCTGATCCTCGGGCTGCCCGCCGACCAGGTGCGGATGGGCATGCGGGTGGCCGCGGTCTGGCGCGACCGGGCGAGCTGGACGACCACGCCGGAGAACATCGCGCACTTCCGCCCGACCGGCGAGCCGGACGCGCCCTACGAGTCGTTCCAGGACCACCTATGA
- a CDS encoding lipid-transfer protein, with translation MSTEVAVIGFAQAPCLPSAGTTSGVETLVPVLGRALAEARLDRREVDFWCSGSSDYLAGRAFSFVNAVDAIGAYPPICESHVEMDAAWACYEAYVQILAGEAETALVYGFGKSSAGQLRRVLALQLDPYTVAPLWPDSVSVAAVQARCAVDAGVVSERAMAEVAVRSRADARANPYSQVSGVFDLDDLLAGPYLADPLRGHDCAPVSDGAAALVLAAGERARRAPRRAWISGMAHRIDPQGLGERDLTEVPSASAAAQAACLPGDLDVAELHAPFTHQELLLRAALGLGDRVRINPSGGALCGNPMFSAGLARIGAAAGEVMSGRARTAAGHATSGPALQQNLVCVLEAS, from the coding sequence ATGAGCACCGAGGTCGCCGTCATCGGTTTCGCCCAGGCGCCGTGCCTGCCGTCGGCCGGCACCACCAGCGGCGTGGAGACGCTGGTCCCGGTCCTGGGGCGAGCCCTCGCCGAGGCCCGGCTGGACCGGCGCGAGGTGGACTTCTGGTGCTCCGGCTCGTCGGACTACCTGGCCGGGCGGGCGTTCTCGTTCGTCAACGCGGTCGACGCGATCGGGGCGTACCCGCCGATCTGCGAGTCGCACGTGGAGATGGACGCGGCGTGGGCGTGCTACGAGGCGTACGTGCAGATCCTGGCCGGGGAGGCGGAGACCGCGCTGGTCTACGGCTTCGGGAAGTCGTCGGCCGGGCAGCTGCGCCGGGTGCTGGCGCTGCAGCTGGACCCCTACACGGTGGCGCCGCTGTGGCCGGACTCGGTGAGCGTGGCCGCGGTGCAGGCCCGGTGCGCGGTCGACGCCGGGGTGGTCAGCGAGCGGGCGATGGCCGAGGTCGCGGTGCGCAGCCGGGCGGACGCGCGCGCCAATCCGTACAGTCAGGTCTCCGGTGTCTTTGATCTTGATGATCTTCTCGCCGGGCCCTACCTGGCGGACCCGCTGCGGGGACACGACTGCGCACCGGTCTCGGACGGTGCGGCGGCGCTGGTGCTGGCGGCCGGCGAGCGTGCCCGGCGGGCTCCGCGACGGGCCTGGATCAGCGGGATGGCGCACCGGATCGACCCGCAGGGCCTCGGCGAACGCGATCTGACCGAGGTGCCGTCGGCGAGCGCCGCGGCCCAGGCGGCCTGCCTGCCCGGCGACCTCGACGTGGCCGAGCTGCACGCCCCGTTCACCCATCAGGAGCTGCTGCTGCGGGCCGCGCTCGGGCTCGGCGACCGGGTCAGGATCAACCCGTCCGGCGGCGCGCTCTGCGGCAACCCGATGTTCTCGGCCGGACTGGCCCGGATCGGCGCGGCGGCCGGAGAAGTCATGTCCGGCCGGGCGCGGACCGCTGCCGGGCACGCCACCAGCGGACCGGCCCTGCAACAGAACCTCGTCTGCGTCCTGGAGGCATCGTGA
- a CDS encoding thiolase domain-containing protein has translation MRRAAVLGTGQTHHRTRRTDVSMAGLCREAIDRALLDAGVDWPQIDAVVLGKAPDLFEGVMMPELFLAEALGAAGRPLLRVHTAGSVGGATANVATTLVRAGVHRRVLAVAFEKQSESNAMWALSIQPPFTAPIGAGAGGYFAPHLRAYIRRSHAPGHIGALVAVKDRRNGALNEYAHLRQPDITVESVQASPMLWDPVRYDETCPSSDGACAVVIGDQVAAEACAHQVAWIRATAMRTEPTFFAGKDHVNPRAGAEAARALWQAAGITDPLEQVDVAEIYVPFSWFEPMWLENLGFAEPGHGWKLVEAGETRIGGRLPVNPSGGVLCSNPIGASGMLRFAEAAMQVMGRAGDHQVPHARTALGHAYGGGSQFFSMWVVSSS, from the coding sequence GTGAGGCGTGCGGCCGTGCTCGGCACCGGGCAGACCCACCATCGGACCCGGCGCACCGACGTGTCGATGGCCGGGCTGTGCCGGGAGGCGATCGACCGGGCCCTGCTCGACGCCGGGGTGGACTGGCCGCAGATCGACGCGGTGGTGCTGGGCAAGGCGCCGGACCTGTTCGAGGGCGTGATGATGCCCGAGCTGTTCCTGGCCGAGGCGCTCGGCGCGGCCGGTCGGCCGCTGCTGCGGGTGCACACCGCCGGCTCGGTCGGCGGCGCCACCGCGAACGTGGCGACCACCCTGGTCCGCGCCGGCGTGCACCGCCGGGTGCTGGCCGTCGCCTTCGAGAAGCAGTCCGAGTCCAACGCGATGTGGGCGCTGTCGATCCAGCCGCCGTTCACCGCGCCGATCGGGGCCGGGGCGGGCGGCTACTTCGCGCCGCACCTGCGCGCCTACATCCGGCGCTCGCACGCGCCCGGGCACATCGGCGCGCTGGTCGCGGTCAAGGACCGGCGCAACGGCGCGCTCAACGAGTACGCCCACCTGCGGCAGCCGGACATCACCGTGGAGTCGGTGCAGGCCTCGCCGATGCTCTGGGACCCGGTCCGGTACGACGAGACCTGCCCCTCCTCCGACGGCGCGTGCGCCGTGGTGATCGGCGACCAGGTCGCCGCCGAAGCCTGCGCGCACCAGGTCGCGTGGATCCGGGCCACCGCGATGCGCACCGAGCCGACCTTCTTCGCCGGCAAGGACCACGTGAACCCGCGCGCCGGTGCCGAGGCGGCGCGGGCGCTCTGGCAGGCGGCCGGCATCACCGACCCGCTGGAGCAGGTCGACGTCGCCGAGATCTACGTGCCGTTCTCCTGGTTCGAGCCGATGTGGCTGGAGAACCTCGGCTTCGCCGAACCCGGGCACGGTTGGAAACTCGTCGAGGCGGGCGAGACCCGGATCGGCGGCCGGCTGCCGGTCAACCCGTCCGGCGGGGTGCTCTGCTCCAACCCGATCGGCGCCTCCGGCATGCTCCGCTTCGCCGAGGCCGCCATGCAGGTGATGGGCCGGGCCGGCGACCACCAGGTGCCCCACGCCCGGACCGCGCTGGGCCACGCGTACGGCGGCGGCTCCCAGTTCTTCTCGATGTGGGTGGTCAGCAGTTCCTAG